In a genomic window of Oncorhynchus kisutch isolate 150728-3 linkage group LG9, Okis_V2, whole genome shotgun sequence:
- the ndufs2 gene encoding NADH dehydrogenase [ubiquinone] iron-sulfur protein 2, mitochondrial encodes MAGTMLRSLSKLGRPSTKLIINSNLVSPACTVLQNRQKQWQPDVEWTEHYAGAVMYPSAITEKWVPPPWNDKDAPMEKEVSNLTINFGPQHPAAHGVLRLVLELSGESVKKCDPHVGLLHRGTEKLIEYKTYLQALPYFDRLDYVSMMCNEQAYSLAVEKLLNIQAPPRAQWIRVLFGELTRILNHIMAITTHALDIGAMTPFFWMFEEREKMFEFYERVSGARMHAAYVRPGGVHQDMPLGLMDDIYEWCKNFSIRIDEVEEMLTNNRIWKNRTVDIGVVSAEDALNYGFSGVMLRGSGIKWDLRKSQPYDKYDEVEFDVPIGSKGDCYDRYLCRVEEMRQSLRIMIEALNKMPAGEIKVDDAKVAPPKRSEMKMSMESLIHHFKLYTEGYQVPPGSTYTAVEAPKGEFGVYLVSDGSSRPYRCKIKAPGFAHLAALDMMAKGHMLADVVAIIGTQDIVFGEVDR; translated from the exons ATGGCGGGGACAATGTTGAGGTCGCTTAGCAAACTTGGACGTCCTTCAACAAAATTGATTATAAATAGTAATTTGGTCAGCCCTGCTTGCACTGTCCTGCAAAACAG GCAGAAACAGTGGCAGCCAGATGTGGAGTGGACGGAGCACTATGCTGGGGCGGTGATGTATCCCAGCGCCATCACTGAGAAATGGGTCCCCCCACCATGGAATG ATAAGGATGCtcctatggagaaggaggtgtctAACCTGACCATTAACTTTGGGCCCCAGCACCCCGCAGCCCATGGCGTGCTGCGTCTGGTGCTGGAGCTCAGCGGGGAGTCAGTGAAGAAGTGTGATCCCCACGTGGGCCTGCTGCACCGCGGCACAGAAAAACTGATTGAGTACAAGACCTACCTGCAG GCGCTGCCTTACTTTGACAGGTTGGACTACGTGTCCATGATGTGTAACGAGCAGGCCTACTCTCTGGCCGTGGAGAAGCTGCTCAACATCCAGGCCCCACCCCGCGCACAGTGGATCAGAG TTCTTTTCGGCGAGCTGACGCGCATCCTGAACCACATCATGGCCATCACCACCCACGCCCTGGACATCGGAGCCATGACCCCCTTCTTCTGGATGttcgaggagagagagaag ATGTTTGAGTTCTATGAGCGTGTCTCAGGGGCCAGGATGCATGCGGCCTACGTCAGACCTGGAGGAGTACACCAG GACATGCCACTGGGACTAAtggatgatatctatgagtgGTGCAAGAACTTCTCCATCAGAATAGACGAGGTGGAGGAGATGTTGACcaacaaccgtatctggaagaaCCGCACCGTGGACATCGGGGTTGTGTCTGCAGAGGACGCACTCAACTATGGCTTCAG TGGTGTGATGCTGAGGGGTTCAGGCATCAAGTGGGACCTGAGGAAGTCTCAGCCCTACGACAAGTATGACGAGGTGGAGTTTGACGTCCCCATCGGCAGCAAGGGAGACTGCTACGACAG GTACCTGTGCAGGGTGGAGGAGATGAGGCAGAGTCTCAGGATCATGATCGAGGCCCTCAACAAGATGCCAGCGGGAGAGATCAAAGTGGACGATGCCAAGGTGGCCCCGCCCAAGAGATCTGAGATGAAG ATGTCCATGGAGTCTCTGATCCatcactttaagctgtacacagAGGGTTACCAGGTGCCTCCCGGATCCACATACACAGCTGTAGAAGCACCCAAG GGAGAGTTTGGTGTGTATCTGGTATCTGACGGCTCCAGCAGGCCCTACCGCTGCAAAATCAAAGCTCCAGGATTCGCTCACTTG gcTGCCCTGGATATGATGGCTAAAGGACACATGCTGGCTGACGTAGTGGCCATTATTG GCACCCAGGACATTGTGTTTGGTGAAGTTGACCGTTAA